GGATCGTTCTGCAGATCGTCCGCAAAGTCGATCAGGAAGCGATTGGCCGCAAGCCGCACCTCGTGCTCGGGATTTGCCCGCACTTTCCACGTGAACTCGACCAGTTCCTTGTAGATCTTCTCGCCGAGCATCGCGTCGACGAATTTCGGAGACCACGCCGGCGAATCACGGACGATCACGCGGTCGATGGTCTCCTGACTTCCGAGCGCCCACTGATGGGCGCGTTCGGCCAGCAGTTCGATGATCGGCAGTTGCTTGTTTTCCTTCAGAAGCTCACCGAGCACCCGGCCGATCGGCGGGCCCCACATCGGCTCCGCCAGACGTTTGACGATCGTGTGGTCGATGACCTGCGCGATGTCCTCGTCGCGCAGCACCTCGACCAGGCCGCGCAGGATCGTCGACGTCTCCGCGGCAACACGCGCAGCATTGTCCCGCTCGGCCATCCATGTACCGAGTCGCAGCGGGATCTGCGCTTGCTTCACCTTCGCGGACACGACGTCGGGGGCCAGGAAGTTCTGACCGACAAACGAACTCAAGCTCGCCCCGAGCTGGTCTTTCTTGCGTTTGATGATCGCGGTGTGTGGAATCGGTATCCCCATCGGATGCCGAAACAGTGCCGTGACGGCAAACCAGTCAGCCAACGCGCCGACCATGCCCGCCTCGGACGCTGCCCTCACGTACCCGACCCACTCGCCCGCGCCGCGGGATTCCTGCCATCGACAGAACAGATAGACGACCGTCGCGAAACCGAGGAGACCAGTCGCGAAGAACTTCATCTTGCGGAGGTCCCGACGCTTGGCATCGTCGCCGAAAGCCGAGCCGAAAGCGTTAACGCTCAATTGCTGCACCCTTGCCATTGTGCCGAAAGCTCGCCTCGGGTGCGTCGAAGCTGCAGGTGCGTGCCCACCGTAATTGCCCGGACACTAAGCTGAAACGGAATGAGACCGCTCGGACGTGGATCGCACCACAGATATGAGATACCCCGTGGCTAAGAACGCTGTGCAGGACAACGAGCAGGTAGACGGCCCAGTTGTCGCTGACACGAAGCCCGAGAAGTCCGACGGACGCAAACGGCGCTGGCGCGAGCACAAGATCGCCCGACGCGAAGAGCTTGTCGACGGCACCATCGCAGCGATCCGTGCGCGTGGCCGTGAAATCGGTATGGATGAGATCGCGTCCGAAATCGGTGTCTCCAAGACTGTTCTCTACCGCTACTTCACCGACAAGAGCGACCTGACGACGGCCACGATGATGCGGTATGTCGAGACAATTCTCGCGCCGCGCATCTATCAGGCCATCAGCGACGAACTCGACGATTTCGAGCTGACACACGCCACGATCACCGCGTACGTCGAGACTGTTGCGTCCGACCCGGCGATCTACCTCTACGTCATGGCAAACGGAGCCGGTGCGAGTCGTGACGTCGTGGCCGAGTCGGAGCGCATGATCGCCGAACTCCTGTCAACGGTGCTGGGCAATCGCCTGCGCGAGATGGAAATGGATTCCGGCGGGTCGCTGCCGTGGGCGTATGGAATCGTCGGCGGCATCCAGTTGGCGACGCACTGGTGGATCTCCAACAAGTCGATGTCCGCCGAATCGTTGATCGACTACCTGACGATGATGACGTGGGGCGGCATCACCGGTATCGCCGCCGTCAAGGGTTCACCGGCCAAGTTCAAATCCATGCCGCATCCGCTGATCGCTCCCGAGAACGACTGAGCCTGAAGTTCCCACGCACGCCACCTCCGCTGTGGCACAGTCTCCGGGTATGACAGACGACTCGCTGTGGGAAACACCGGCCGTGACCATCCTCCGATCAGAGCCTGGCTTCGATCTCGAAGGTCTCGACCGCAACAGCACTCCGGGATTCACGGGGAAGAAAGCTGACGGCGAGCGTCTCCTCGAAGAACGCGGCGCCGTGCTGTCGGGCTTGCAGGAATTGTTGTACGCCAACGGTCGCTCGGGTGACTCGCGATCTGTCCTCCTCGTCCTACAAGGAATGGACACCTCGGGCAAGGGTGGAATGGTGCGCCACGTCGTGGGACACGTCGATCCGCAGGGCGTCGATCACGCGTCGTTCGGGGTTCCGACGGACGAGGAAAAGCAGCACCACTACCTGTGGCGGATCAAGAAGCAACTCCCCCGCGGCGGCTATCTCGGAGTGTTCGACCGCTCCCACTACGAGGACGTCCTGGTGGTGCGAGTCCACGATCTTGTGCCGCCGGATGTGTGGGGAGCGCGCTACGACGAGATCAATCAGTTCGAGAAAGAACTCGTCGACGCCGGCACCACCATCGTCAAGGTCGCGATGTTCGTGTCGCTGGACGAGCAGAAGAAGCGTCTCCAGGAGCGACTCGACCGGCCGGAGAAGTACTGGAAGTACAACCCGGGCGACGTGACCGAACGGAAACTGTGGCCCGCCTATCAAGAGGCCTATCAGGCGATGCTCGACAAGACGTCCACCGAGCACGCGCCGTGGTACGTGGTGCCGTGTGATCGCAAGTGGTACAGCCGCATCGCCGTCACCGAGCTGTTGATCGACGCATTCGCAAACCTCGACCTGTCATGGCCACCAGCCGATTTCGACGTCGAGATCGAGAAGGCCCGCCTCGCCGAGTCCTGATACCGGCTCAGAACAGATGGGGTGTTTCCCGATGCACCTTGTGATCGTGGCGAACGGTTCCGGTGTACAACGCGATCATGAGGCCGATGGACACGGCTGCCGCCAACCCGGAAATCAGCGCCCAGCCGCCATTACCTGATCCGGCGGCGACCAGGAATCCGCCCAGACAGACGACAGTGACAAGAACCAGGAAGTACGACGCCCAGGCCGCAAAGAGATTGAGCTTCATGATGGCTCCTCGGGTCGGATCTCTTTCGATTCGACCGTACGCCGCAGACCTATGCGCGACAAGCGGGTTTCTCCGGCTGAACCTGGGGTAGCCGAATTACATGAATATCGGAAACCTTTTCCGCAGAATCGAATCCGCCGACCAACTGGACGGTCCGTCCACAGGTCTTCAGCGAAGAATCCTCGACGCGGCCTCATACTCCCCGGCCACACGCAAAGTCGCGTCCATCCTTCGCGGATCACCAGTCGAGCACCCGCTACATCCTGCGTTGGTGGCCGTCCCCATCGGCGCGTGGACGTCGGCCGTCGTGTTCGATTATGTTGCGCGGGAGCCGAAAACAGTGCGCAACCTGATCCTGCTCGGACTCGTCACAACGCCGCCGGCACTTATCACTGGCTGGCTCGATTGGTCTGAACGCAACACGGTCGCGCGCCGCGTCGGGCTGGTTCACGCCGCGAGCAACGCGGTAGGCATCGATGCCTTCCTGGTGTCGTACTTCTTGCGCAGCAAGGATTCCCCGCCGCCGCTACTTGCGCGGTTGCTCTCACTGGTCGGGTTGAGCGCTATCGGTATCGGCGGCGCAATCGGCGGGCACATCGTGTTCCGGCTGATGGACGATTTCGACACGGAGACTGCGTCAGCGCCGGTCCTCGATCCGGCGCTGAACGTGGTGAATTAGCGGATCTGAAGTTCAGCGCGCGTCGTGACCGTACTGACGAAGCAGGCGGGCAGTTCGATCGGAATCCGCCAGCGGACGATCGTTGGTCCAGGACGCGCGTCGGCGCATCCGGGCGTCAGGGGTACCGACGCTCGCTCCGAATGCTGCGACCGCGTCCGGAGCCGGAACTGCGTCGTCCCCTAGATATCCGAGAACGATCAGATCCTCACCCGATCGGGTTTCCACTGCCAACGCCCAACCACACGTTTCCTCCCACAGCAACGCAACTTCCCGACCGGGGAAGCGTGGCACCTCTCGATCGAGGGCGATGTACGCCTCCATCGGATGCTCGCCCCGGCAGCACCATTGCTCGATTCCTGCGCCGACGCCCTCGGCCACCGACTGGATGTACCGCTGGAATCCGAGCCCCACATTCGCGTCGACAAGTACCTGTTCGGTCATCGATCCACTCCTCACCTTGCGTGCTTGAAATGTGCCCATCCCGGGGCGCAGCGAAACCCGCTTCAGATCCCCGGGGCGAAGCGATGCCGGTTCAGATCACGGACTGCGGGTATCCGAAGACGAAACAGTCAACCGAGAGGTGCCCAGATGACTTATTCGCCCGCCATCGCACCCGGACGAATGCTCAATATCTCCATGGTGTCGGTCAACGCGGACCCACTGGCTCAAGTGGGCAATTCCGTTGCCGGACGCCAGCATCTGCACGTCGACGAACTGTCATCGGCGCTCGTTCGCGCGGGCCATGACGTAACGGTGTACACGCGGCGGCAGAGTGCACACGGTCCCGACCGTGTTCGCGCGCGTGGCGGTTACACCGTCGTGTATGCCGAAGCCGGTCCGCCGCATGCGCTGAGCGACAAGGAACTCCTGCAGCATCTCGGCGAATTCGGTGGTGAACTACGCAATTTGTGGACTCTGGACCGGCCCGACGTAGTGCACGCTCATTTTTGGATGTCGGGTATCGCCACGGAATTGGCAACGCGGATCCTCGGCATTCCGGTTTTGCAAACATTCCATTCGCTCGGTATCACGGAGCGGCGCCATCTCGGCTTGTCCGACGAAAACCCCTCGGAGCGTTCCCATCTGGAGCAGTTGGTCGCCAAAGGTGCGACGCATGTCATCGCGACGAGTTCCGACGAGGTATTCGATCTAGTCCGGCTCGGCTCGCCTCGCTCGCGGACGACCATGGTTCCGTCCGGCGTCGACGTCGACCACTTCACCCCGGAGGGGCCGCGGGCAAAACGAAATGCACCGCACCGATTGTTGTGCGTCGGAAGGTTGGTAGAACAGAAGGGATTCGACGTCGCGGTTGCGGCTCTGGCGTCGCTGCCCGATACGGAATTGATAGTGGCGGGTGGGCCGCCGTCGTCAGGTCTGCCGACCGACGAGGTCGCTACGCAATTGCAGAAACTCGCTGAACGACTAGGCGTCGAGGATCGGGTGAAACTTCTCGGCCGCGTCCCGCATCATGCGCTACCGAAGTTGATGCGGTCGGCCGATGCACTTCTCTGCACGGCCCGCTACGAACCATTCGGCATAGTCGCACTCGAGGCTATGGCCTGTGGAGTTCCCGTTGTCGCAACCCCGGTCGGCGGACTGCGCGACACCGTGGTCGACGGACTGACCGGACACCGCGTTCCAGTCGACAATCCCAAGCAGACCGCGAGGGTTGTGCGGCATTTGCTCGACAACGCCGAGGAAGGCGCTCTGTTCTCCCGCGCGGGCCGGGCCCGGATGTGCGAATCGTATTCGTGGGAACACGTCGCGGGTGAAGTAGTGCGGACCTATGGTCGCTGCGTCACCGCGCCTCCCCGCGTTCGCGCGCACAGAGTCGCTCACCGAAGCGAAGTAGCTCGGTGAGCGACCTGAAACTCCTTACTGTGAATAACTTGAATGCTGTGTGACCTTGAATGCTGTGTGGCTCGGCGCCTTTCAGGCAAGGAAACGTTTGGTTTCGCCCAGACCGACTGCGTGCTCCAACGAGGTGTAGCAGTCGAACATGGATTCCTGGCCGGCAGCTTTGAGGAGACGCTGAACCGGTCGACCACAGATCAAGGCAAGAGCACCGCCGGCATCGCGGGTGAGCGTGGAGAGGATCGACAACGATGACAACCCGCACATACCCATGAATTCGAGATCCGACATGTCGACAACCAGGGTCCGATCCGGCGCAACCTGGGTGGACAGATAATCGCGGAATGCGTTGACGCTCAACAAGTCGATTTCACCGCGAACCGATACCACGACCGTACTGGCACTGACCTTGTGCGCCCGAAATGAGGCGGTGGACGTCGCCGATGGCGGCGGACCGTAGTCGAGCGAACCTCTACCTGCATAAGAGAAGCCTGGTTTCGGCTTCCCAGAAACAGGTGATCCTGGAACAGATGATTTTGGAACAACAGTCATGGTTCTCCCATCCCGCAACGGCATACACTGTGCAAAGAAACGGGGGACATCCATCAGGGGCGCACGCGATATCGGGCCCATTGTTAATGGATTATCCCTCATCGGCTGTGTGCTCAACCTCGGTTGGAACAGTACCCCGAGATGACGGCGGTCACAACCGCAGTTCGAGCGTTCGGTTCGGTCGCGGAGCACAAACTGGTGGTCGAGATTTTGGACCGCGGTGGCGTGAACTGCGACAACCCCTGGTCGGACCGCTACAAGCCTGTGGTTTGAATTGCCACAAACCTTTGGTTTCAACTGCACCGAAAAGTGGTAATCCCCCTGAAGCGTCTGCGCACCGGCGTAGATATTTTCTGTATAGGGGTGTCTGTGATCGTATCGGTCGGTATGGTTCACCGCACCAGCGTCCGGGGCCGGCACCTGGTACGACGATCCGGAGAACTCATGCAACATCTCAGCGCAATCGAACCCGATCAGGATCGCACTCAACCAGTAGTCGAGTTGAGAATCCGGGCAACCCTTGACCAGTTGTCGATATTGCGGGCGCTCGCTGCGACCGTCGCAATTCAAGAGAACTTCGACCTCGACGCCATTGCCGACATCAGGCTGGCCATGGATGAGATCTGTACGCATCTCATCGTGCGAGCTCTCCCCGATTCAGTGCTGGTGTGCCGATTTGTCTGTGCGGCGTCCCAGCTACATATTTCGGTCTCGACCACGACAGCTGCGTCCGACGGCGCCGACCAGCGCTCCTTCGGTTGGCACGTCCTGACGGCTCTCACCGACTCGATTTCCCTCGATCAAGAAGAAGATCCGAATGGTGCCGGGTACATCACGACTATGAAGTTCACCAAAGCTGACGGCAGGCGCCAGTGACATCGTCCGCTCATGGGACATCGTCCGAGCATGGCCCACCGCGGCCGCGTCGTCGGTCTACAGACGAGTATCGAGACGTCATAGCGGTTTTCGAGAAGCTGAGCACCCTCGATCGGTCGGGAACCGAGTACGAACGAGTGCGAGCGGCACTCATCACACGCTGCCTGCCTTTGGCCGAGCACATCGCCCGGCGGTTCGACGGCCGCGGCGAAGCACACGACGATCTTGTTCAGGTCGCACGGCTCGGCCTGGTCAACGCTGTCGACCGGTTCGACGTCAGTCGTGGATCGGACTTCGTATCGTTTGCCGTCCCCACGGTTATGGGCGAAGTACGTCGACACTTCCGAGACACCGGTTGGGCAGTCCGCGTTCCGCGCCGCATGAAGGAACTGCACTTTCAACTCGGCCAGGCGATCAGCGAACTGTCACAGCAGTTGGGGCATGCTCCGACCGTCGACGAACTTGCGGCGACGCTGGGCGTCGAACGCGAAGAAGTCGCCCAAGCGCTCATTGCCGGAAATGCCTATCAGACTGTGTCGGTCGACGGCGCGGCGTCCAATCACACCGACGACCTTCCTCTGGTGGAGACACTGGGTGACTACGACGCAGCCCTCGAGAATGTCGAAAATCACGAGGCACTGCGTCCACTGCTCGAGAAGCTGCCGGACCGCGAGAGGACCGTGTTGATGCTGCGGTTCTTCGGCAATCTCACGCAGACACAGATCGCCGAAAAGGTCGGAGTATCGCAGATGCACGTGTCGAGGTTGCTCGCGAAAACCCTCAGCAGCCTTCGCGAGCAACTCGACTGACGAGCAGCGTTCAGATGGTGGCCGTGTCGATGACAAATCGGTAGCGAACGTTGCTTGCGACCACGCGGTCGTAAGCGGCGTTGATCTCACTGGCGGGGATGAGTTCGATCTCGGCCCCGATGCCGTGTTCGGCGCAGAAGTTCAGCATCTCCTGCGTCTGCGGAATGCCGCCAACCATGCTGCCGGCCAAGCTACGACGGTTTGCGGCGAGGGAGAACGCGCGCACCTCGATCGGCTTCTCGGGCAATCCCAATTCGACCAATGTTCCGTTGAGCGCAAGCAAAGACATGTGCGCATCGATGTCGAGATTGACCGACACGGTGTTGAGGATCAGGTCGAACTGTCCACGCAATGCCTTGAACGTGCCGGGATCCTTGGTGGCGTAGTAGTGATCCGCACCGAAACGCAGACCGTCGTCCTGCTTGCTCAGTGATTGACTCAGGACGGTGACCTCGGCGCCCATCGCTTTGGCGATCTTCACACCGACGTGACCGAGACCACCGAAGCCGATGATCGCAACCTTCGTGCCCGGTCCGGTTTTCCAATGCCGCAGCGGCGAGTACAACGTGATGCCTGCGCACAGAAGTGGCGCCGCGACGTCGAGTTCGATGCCGTCGGGAATCGACAGAACGAAGTGTTCAGTGACGACGATGTGCGTCGAGTACCCACCCTGAGTGCGCTCGCCGTCACGGCCGGTGGCGTTGTACGTACCGGTCACACCCTTGCGGCAGTACTGCTCCTCACCGGCGACGCAGGCGTCGCACTCACCGCACGAGTCGACGAAGCAGCCGACGCCGACGCGGTCGCCGACCTTGTGCTTGGTGACATCGGAACCCACCGCGGCGACTACGCCGGCGATTTCGTGTCCGGGAACGATCGGGTATTTGGCTCCGCCCCACTCGTTTCGGGCGGTGTGGATGTCGGAGTGGCAGATTCCGGAAAACTTGATGTCGATGAGAATGTCGAGTGGACCGAGCTCGCGTCGTTCGATGGTGGTCTTCTCGAGGGGGCCGTCAGCGGACGTCGCGGCATAAGCAGCAGCAGTAACCATGAGTACATGCCTACTCGCGCAAGAAGGGACCTGCAAATTGCAGGTCCCTTCTGTGCCGATTTGTCTAGCTACCGGTATCCTGAGCGTTCTCGGCCCGGCGACGCAGTCGTCTCGCCGCGGCAACCAAGTTGCGCAGTGACGGCTCGAGCTGCCACGGATGGCGAGTCTTGAGCCCGCCGTCCGGGTTCGCCCACAAGCGATCGAGAGAAATCGATTCGCTTGCCTCCGTGAGCAATTCGTCGAGTTCGTCGATATCCGGGATCCTCGCCGAACGGGACTCGTACACACCGGGGCCGACGCCGTGCGTGAGCGCGCCTTCCTTCAGTGCATCGAGCACCCACGTGATGGAGCGGGTCGCGACGATAGCCGTCACATCGGCGTCCAACCGTTCGATGGCGTCGACCACCGACGACCGAGCGGAGTACGTCAGATGTGTGTGGATCTGTGTTTCCGGCTTCGCTCCACCTGTTGCCAGACGGAACGCGTCGACGGCCCACTCCAGGTAGGCCTCCCGGCCGTCCTCACGTAGCGGCAGCAGTTCACGAATTGCCGGTTCGTCCACCTGGATGATGGCGATGCCGGCCGCTTCGAGATCTGCAATTTCGTCCCGAATGACAAGGGCCAGTTGCTCTGCCGTTTCGTAGAGCGGCTGATCCTGACGGACGAAAGAACGGGCGATCATGGTGACAGGTCCGGTGAGCATGCCCTTCACCGGCTTGTCGGTCAGTGACTGCGCGTACGCAATCCACTCGACCGTCATCGGCTTCGGACGTGCGATGTCCCCGTAGAGAATCGGCGGACGCGTACAACGGGATCCGTATGCCTGAACCCAACCGTTGTGCGTGAAGGCATACCCTTCGAGCAGTTCGGCGAAGTACTGGATCATGTCGTTGCGCTCGTGCTCACCGTGCACGAGAACATCGAGTCCGATGTCCTCCTGCAGGCGGATGGTGCGTTCGATCTCTTCCTGGATGCGCTTGTAGTAGTCGTCCCACGCCAACCGGCCTTCACCGAGTTCGTAACGCGCCTGGCGGATTTCGTTGGTCTGCGGGAACGAGCCCAATGTCTGAGCCGGCACCAACGGCAGGTTCAACCGTTCCTGCTGCACCTTGCGACGCTCTTCGTACGGCGCTCGAATACGATCTTCGGGCTTGATGGCGTTGACCCGGGCTCGCACCGCGTGCTTGAGCTTGAAGTGCACCTTCGTCGGACGCTTACGCCACTTGTCCGACGGACCTTCGGTGAGCGCCTTCGCGAGTGTGACGACCTCGCCGACCTTCTGCTTGGCAAAGGCCAGACGATCAGCGACGTCTCCCGGGATGTCGTACTCGGAGAGCACGTCGTACGGCACGTGCAGCAGCGAAGACGACGTGGAGACAACAAGATCCGGGACAACGTCCTTGAGCTCGTTGAGGTACGTCAAGGTGTTGAAACGATCGACTCGCCAGACGTTTCGTCCGTCGACCACACCGGCGTAGATGCGCTTGCGCTTGATGTGGGGAACCGCGGCCAGCTCTTCGGCCGTGATTCGACCGTGCACGAGGTCCAGTCCGAATGCCTCGATCTTGGTGGCAGCCAGAATGTTAAGAGCCTCGCCGAATTTGCCGTACGGTCCCGTGACCAGCAGACGCGGACGCAGCGGTGCCGTCGACAGCTTCTCGTACGCCCGCTTGAGTGCATCGAGTTCTTCGGCCGAGCGATCCTCCGTCACCGAAGGCTCGTCCAGCTGGACGCACGTCGCGCCGGCCTTGGCCAACTGCTCGAACAGCTTCTCGTACACGGGAAGTAGATCGTCGAGTCGGTCGAGCGGTGTGAACTCGGAGTCAACCGCTTCGGTTGCCGGCCCCACCTTGGAGAGCAGAAGCAACGACACCGGTCCCATGATCACGGGACGCAGTTCGATGCCTCGTTCCTTGGCACGCTCGAATTCGTCGAGCAGTGCCTCCGAGTTGAGTGAGAACTCCGTCGCGGCGTCGATCTCGGGCTGACGGTAGTAGTAGTTGGTGCCGAAGAACCTGACCAACTCGAGGGGCGGGAAGTCGGGACGTCCACGCGCCATCGTGAAGTAGAAATCGAGTGGGTCCAAAGCGCTTTCGAGCGGCTTGAAGCGCTCGGGGACGGCGCCGAACAGCAAGGCGTTGTCGAGAACGTGATCGTAGAACGAGAAGGTGTTGCCGGGAACCTGGCTCAATCCCGTTGCAGCCAATTCACTCCAGGTCGATTCCTGAAGTTCCTTGGCGACCGCGAGAAGTGCATCCTTGTCGGAATTGCCGTGCCAGTAGGACTCGAGGGCACGCTTGAGCTCCCGCCGCGGCCCGATGCGCGGGTACCCCAGGACGCTGGAGCCGAATGCTGCAGTGCTGCTGGACATGCGGTCGACCTTTCTAACCGAGGGGCGCAAGCGCCCTGTGCGCCTTCGTGGTAGCCGGAACTACCAACAAAGGCGCACAGGGCCATTGGCCTTAGCTTGCCTGCTTGGCGGAACGACCGTTGTCGGTGTACTCGTAGAACCCTGCGCCGGACTTCTTGCCCGTCAGACCTGCCTCGACCATACGGAGGAGCAGCGGCGGAGCGGAGTACAGCGGCTCCTTGAACTCTTCGTACATGGAGTCGGCGATGGACTTGACGGTGTCGAGTCCGACCAGATCCGTCAGGGCCAGCGGACCCATGGGGTGCGCGAGGCCGAGAACCGTTGCCTTGTCGATGTCTTCCTTCGTAGCGAAGCCGGACTCGACCATGCGGATGGCGGAGAGCAGGTACGGCACCAGGAGTGCGTTGACGACAAAGCCGGAGCGGTCGGCGCTGCGGACAACCTGCTTGCCGAGAATGTCACTGGCAAAAGCCTCGGCGCGCTGGCTCACGGTGGAGCTGGTCTTGAGCGTCGTCACCAATTCGACGAGCGGCAGAACCGGAACCGGGTTGAAGAAGTGCATACCGATGACGCGCTCGGGACGCTTGGTCGAGATGCCGAGCTTCATGATCGGGATCGACGACGTGTTGGACGCGAGAACCGCATCCGGGTCCGTCACGACCGCGTCGAGCTCGGCGAAGATTTCGCTCTTGATCTTCTCGTCTTCGACGACGGCCTCCACGACGAGCTGGCGGTCCGCGAAATCTCCCAGATCGGAGGTGAAACGCAGACGCCATGCGGCCTGCTCACGCTCACGTTCTGTGATCTTTCCGCTGCTCACGCCGCGGTCGAGCGAACGCAGGATGCGTGAACGCCCGGCTGCAGCAAGCTCGCGAGTCTGCTCGAAGACCAGAACATCGACATGTGCGCGGGCGCACACCTCGGCGATTCCGGCACCCATGATTCCGGCGCCGATAACGCCGACGCGCTGAATTTTTTCGCTGGTCACGTCAGCTCCTTGTTTGTCTCGTGGAGTGTGTCTGGTGGAGGTGTTGCATAAGAAGCACTTCGAACCGCGTCGACACTGGTGGCCGACGCAATCGGAACTGCCTTGAAGACGAAAGGTCGTGATAAAAAGCAGGGGAGAGACCCGAAGCCGAGCCTCTCCCCCACCCGATGTCAGTTCTTAGTGGAACTGTCCCTCTTCGGTGGAGCCCTTGAGAGCTGCCGTCGAGGTGTTGGGGTCAACGGTGGTGGCGATGGTGTCGAAGTAGCCGGCGCCAACCTCACGCTGGTGCTTGATGGCGGTGAAGCCGCGCTCTTCGGCAGCCTTGAACTCGCGCTCCTGCAGGTCGACGAATGCCGTCATGCCTTCGCGGGCGTAGCCGTAGGCCAGGTCGAACATGCCGTAGTTGAGCGAGTGGAAGCCAGCGAGCGTGATGAACTGGAACTTGAAGCCCATTGCGCCGAGCTCCTTCTGGAACTTCGCGATGGTCGCGTCGTCCAGGTGCGCCTTCCAGTTGAAGGACGGGGAGCAGTTGTAGGCCAGGAGCTGGTCCGGGAATTCGCTGCGAACGGACTCGGCGAACTTCTTTGCAACCTCGAGGTCCGGCACGCCGGTCTCCATCCAGATGAGGTCTGCGTACGGTGCGTAAGCCTTGGCGCGAGCGATGCAGGGCTCGATGCCGTTCTTGACGCCGTAGAAGCCTTCGGCCGTGCGGGTTCCGTCGAGGAACGGGCGGTCACGCTCGTCCACGTCGGAGGTGATGAGGGTTGCAGCCTCGGCGTCGGTGCGGGCGATGATGACGGACGGAACGTCCGCGACATCGGAAGCCAGACGAGCCGAGGTCAGGGTGCGGATGTGCTGCTGCGTGGGGATGAGCACCTTGCCGCCGAGGTGGCCGCACTTCTTCTCCGAAGCGAGCTGATCCTCCCAGTGGACACCGGCAGCGCCGGCGCCGATCATGGCCTTCTGCAGCTCGTATGCGTTGAGAGCGCCACCGAAGCCGGCTTCGGCGTCGGCAACGATCGGAGCGAGCCAGTTGCTGACGGAGGTGTCACCCTCGGTCTTGGCGATCTCGTCGGCGCGCAGCAGTGCGTTGTTGATGCGACGAACGACGGTCGGCACCGAGTTGGCCGGGTAGAGGCTCTGGTCCGGGTAGGTGTGGCCCGAGAGGTTAGCGTCGCCGGCAACCTGCCAGCCGGAGAGGTAGATGGCCTTGAGGCCGGCGCGAACCTGCTGCACAGCCATGTTGCCGGTAAGTGCACCGAGGGAGTTGATGTAGTCCTCGTTGTTCACGAGATCCCAGAGGATCTCGGATCCGCGACGAGCGAGGGTCTGCTCCTCGACGACGGTGCCCTGGAGCTTGACGACCTGATCGGCCGTGTAGTTACGAGTTACGCCCTTCCAGCGAGGGTTGGTGTCCCAATCCTGCTGAAGCTCTGCTGCGGTCTTCGGGGTGCCGGTGGTCGACATCAAGACTCCATCTCTTTGATCTACTGGTCCGGCCCGTTGTGAGCAGTACGTGAGCGGTACATCCGTACTGCTTCACATCCTTGCCAGGCCCTTTTTGTGTACTCATCGAGAATGGCACATCGAAAAAGTGCCGTCTACCTGTTGC
The nucleotide sequence above comes from Rhodococcus sp. KBS0724. Encoded proteins:
- a CDS encoding DUF445 domain-containing protein produces the protein MARVQQLSVNAFGSAFGDDAKRRDLRKMKFFATGLLGFATVVYLFCRWQESRGAGEWVGYVRAASEAGMVGALADWFAVTALFRHPMGIPIPHTAIIKRKKDQLGASLSSFVGQNFLAPDVVSAKVKQAQIPLRLGTWMAERDNAARVAAETSTILRGLVEVLRDEDIAQVIDHTIVKRLAEPMWGPPIGRVLGELLKENKQLPIIELLAERAHQWALGSQETIDRVIVRDSPAWSPKFVDAMLGEKIYKELVEFTWKVRANPEHEVRLAANRFLIDFADDLQNDPETIKKAEGIKAEIMGREEVTGLASATWKVAKRLIMESVDDPNSTLRTKVAENVVGLGIRLRDDESMRGKVDGWLAAGTTYIAENYTDEITGVISDTVERWDAEEASRKIELQVGRDLQFIRINGTVVGAIAGLFIYTVSTLIFG
- a CDS encoding TetR/AcrR family transcriptional regulator, whose product is MAKNAVQDNEQVDGPVVADTKPEKSDGRKRRWREHKIARREELVDGTIAAIRARGREIGMDEIASEIGVSKTVLYRYFTDKSDLTTATMMRYVETILAPRIYQAISDELDDFELTHATITAYVETVASDPAIYLYVMANGAGASRDVVAESERMIAELLSTVLGNRLREMEMDSGGSLPWAYGIVGGIQLATHWWISNKSMSAESLIDYLTMMTWGGITGIAAVKGSPAKFKSMPHPLIAPEND
- a CDS encoding polyphosphate kinase 2 family protein, whose protein sequence is MTDDSLWETPAVTILRSEPGFDLEGLDRNSTPGFTGKKADGERLLEERGAVLSGLQELLYANGRSGDSRSVLLVLQGMDTSGKGGMVRHVVGHVDPQGVDHASFGVPTDEEKQHHYLWRIKKQLPRGGYLGVFDRSHYEDVLVVRVHDLVPPDVWGARYDEINQFEKELVDAGTTIVKVAMFVSLDEQKKRLQERLDRPEKYWKYNPGDVTERKLWPAYQEAYQAMLDKTSTEHAPWYVVPCDRKWYSRIAVTELLIDAFANLDLSWPPADFDVEIEKARLAES
- a CDS encoding DUF2231 domain-containing protein; protein product: MNIGNLFRRIESADQLDGPSTGLQRRILDAASYSPATRKVASILRGSPVEHPLHPALVAVPIGAWTSAVVFDYVAREPKTVRNLILLGLVTTPPALITGWLDWSERNTVARRVGLVHAASNAVGIDAFLVSYFLRSKDSPPPLLARLLSLVGLSAIGIGGAIGGHIVFRLMDDFDTETASAPVLDPALNVVN
- a CDS encoding DUF6292 family protein, which produces MTEQVLVDANVGLGFQRYIQSVAEGVGAGIEQWCCRGEHPMEAYIALDREVPRFPGREVALLWEETCGWALAVETRSGEDLIVLGYLGDDAVPAPDAVAAFGASVGTPDARMRRRASWTNDRPLADSDRTARLLRQYGHDAR
- a CDS encoding glycosyltransferase, yielding MTYSPAIAPGRMLNISMVSVNADPLAQVGNSVAGRQHLHVDELSSALVRAGHDVTVYTRRQSAHGPDRVRARGGYTVVYAEAGPPHALSDKELLQHLGEFGGELRNLWTLDRPDVVHAHFWMSGIATELATRILGIPVLQTFHSLGITERRHLGLSDENPSERSHLEQLVAKGATHVIATSSDEVFDLVRLGSPRSRTTMVPSGVDVDHFTPEGPRAKRNAPHRLLCVGRLVEQKGFDVAVAALASLPDTELIVAGGPPSSGLPTDEVATQLQKLAERLGVEDRVKLLGRVPHHALPKLMRSADALLCTARYEPFGIVALEAMACGVPVVATPVGGLRDTVVDGLTGHRVPVDNPKQTARVVRHLLDNAEEGALFSRAGRARMCESYSWEHVAGEVVRTYGRCVTAPPRVRAHRVAHRSEVAR
- a CDS encoding STAS domain-containing protein, giving the protein MRDNPLTMGPISRAPLMDVPRFFAQCMPLRDGRTMTVVPKSSVPGSPVSGKPKPGFSYAGRGSLDYGPPPSATSTASFRAHKVSASTVVVSVRGEIDLLSVNAFRDYLSTQVAPDRTLVVDMSDLEFMGMCGLSSLSILSTLTRDAGGALALICGRPVQRLLKAAGQESMFDCYTSLEHAVGLGETKRFLA
- a CDS encoding ATP-binding protein, which codes for MQHLSAIEPDQDRTQPVVELRIRATLDQLSILRALAATVAIQENFDLDAIADIRLAMDEICTHLIVRALPDSVLVCRFVCAASQLHISVSTTTAASDGADQRSFGWHVLTALTDSISLDQEEDPNGAGYITTMKFTKADGRRQ